The Podarcis raffonei isolate rPodRaf1 chromosome 2, rPodRaf1.pri, whole genome shotgun sequence genome window below encodes:
- the RARS1 gene encoding arginine--tRNA ligase, cytoplasmic gives MEVQVAQCAERLQRQEKEIKFLTAEVDRLKNYGCLGVSPNLEGLREENAKLKYRLNVLQKSLQEERSRSKPSKGMININSRLQDIFGVAIKAAYPDLENPPLLVTPSQQSKFGDYQCNSAMSITQILLKTKEQKVSPREIADKIARNIPDNECIAKIEIAGPGFINVHLKKDFVSKQLSSMLVNGVQLPALGERKKVVIDFSSPNIAKEMHVGHLRSTIIGESMCRLFEFVGFDVLRLNHLGDWGTQFGMLIAHLQDKFPDYLTVSPPIGDLQAFYKESKRRFDTEEEFKKHAYRCVVLLQSKNPDFIKAWKLICDVSRKEFQKIYDCLDVTIIERGESYYQDKMNDIVKEFEEGGFVQVDDGRKIVFVPGYSVPLTIVKSDGGFTYDTSDLAALKQRLFEEKADYIIYVVDSGQAVHLQTIFAAGQMIGWYDPKVTRVTHAAFGVVLGEDKKKFKTRSGDTVRLIDLLQEGLKRSMDKLKEKERDKVLTPEELKAAQTSVAFGCIKYADLSHNRINDYIFSFDKMLDDRGNTAAYLLYAFTRIRSIARLANIGEETLQKAATHTEIILDHEKEWKLGKCILRFPEILQKILDDLLLHTLCDYLYELATTFTEFYDNCYCVEKDRQTGKIVKVNMWRMLLCEATAAVMAKGFDILGIKPVQKM, from the exons ATGGAGGTGCAGGTGGCTCAATGCGCGGAGCGGCTTCAGCGGCAG GAAAAGGAAATCAAGTTTCTGACTGCAGAAGTTGATCGTTTGAAAAACTATGGATGTTTGGGAGTTTCCCCAAATTTGGAAGGGTTGCGGGAAGAGAACGCAAAACTTAAATATCGCTTAAATGTTCTACAAAAG AGCCTTCAGGAAGAAAGGAGTAGAAGCAAGCCATCAAAAGGCATGATTAACATCAATAGTCGCCTTCAAGACATTTTTGGAGTGGCTATTAAAGCTGCGTATCCAGATCTAGAAAATCCTCCACTGTTGGTGACACCAAGTCAGCAGTCCAAGTTTGGTGACTATCAGTGCAACAGTGCTATGAGCATAACCCAG ATACTGCTCAAGACCAAGGAGCAAAAAGTGAGCCCGAGAGAAATAGCTGATAAGATTGCCAGAAACATTCCTGACAATGAATGCATAGCAAAGATTGAAATCGCCGGTCCTG GTTTCATTAATGTGCACTTGAAAAAGGATTTTGTATCTAAACAACTAAGCAGTATGCTGGTGAATGGAGTTCAGCTGCCTGCTCTTGGTGAAAGGAAGAAG GTGGTGATTGACTTCTCCTCCCCTAATATTGCAAAAGAGATGCATGTAGGTCACCTGAGATCAACTATAATTGGGGAGAGCATGTGCCGCCTCTTTGAGTTTGTGGGGTTTGATGTACTAAG ATTAAACCATTTAGGAGATTGGGGTACCCAGTTTGGCATGCTTATTGCTCATCTGCAAGATAAATTCCCAGACTATCTGACTGTTTCTCCTCCCATTGGAGATCTCCAAGCTTTTTATAAG GAATCTAAGAGAAGATTTGACACAGAAGAGGAGTTTAAGAAGCACGCCTACCGATGTGTGGTGCTATTACAGAGCAAAAATCCAGATTTCATTAAAGCTTGGAAACTTATATGTGATGTGTCCCGGAAAG AGTTCCAAAAAATCTACGATTGCTTGGACGTTACCATAATAGAGAGAGGAGAATCTTACTATCAAGATAAGATGAATGATATCGTGAAGGAGTTTGAAGAAGGAG GATTTGTGCAAGTGGATGATGGTCGGAAGATTGTATTTGTTCCAGGGTATTCCGTTCCCTTGACAATTGTGAAATCTGATGGGGGGTTCACATATGACACCTCAGACTTGGCAGCATTGAAACAGAGACTGTTTGAAGAAAAAGCTGATTATATAATTTATGTGGTAGATAGTGGACAG GCTGTGCACTTACAAACCATATTTGCAGCGGGTCAGATGATCGGCTGGTATGACCCCAAAGTGACCAGAGTAACTCATGCTGCTTTTGGAGTGGTGTTGGGAGAAGACAA AAAAAAATTTAAAACCCGTTCTGGAGATACGGTTCGGCTGATTGACCTTCTTCAAGAGGGACTTAAGCGTTCAATGGACAaactgaaggaaaaggaaagagataaG GTTCTTACTCCTGAagaactgaaggcagcccagacCTCAGTTGCCTTTGGCTGCATTAAGTATGCAGATCTTTcccataacagaataaatgattatATCTTCTCTTTTGACAAAATGCTTGACGACAGAGGAAATACTGCTGCTTATTTGCTTTATGCCTTCACGCGAATCAG ATCTATAGCAAGGCTGGCCAATATTGGAGAAGAGACACTGCAGAAGGCAGCTACACACACGGAGATAATATTGGACCATGAGAAGGAATGGAAACTAGGCAAATGCATTTTGAGGTTCCCTGAGATTTTGCAAAAGATTTTAGATGATCTTTTACTGCACACCCTTTGTGACTACCTCTATGAACTGGCTACTACATTTACTGAATTCTATGACAACTGCTACTGTGTGGAAAAAGACAGACAAACTG GCAAAATAGTGAAAGTGAACATGTGGCGAATGCTCTTGTGCGAAGCAACAGCTGCTGTTATGGCCAAAGGTTTTGACATCTTGGGAATCAAACCGGTGCAGAAAATGTAA